CTATCATTACTGTGAACAAGAATTTACCTAAGCAAAAATCAGgggcttttttaaaagttagttTAAAAGGACAGTTGTGACAAACTGAACTGTAATTCATAATGAAAGGGCTGCCTATATCTGGATGGATAATACTGCAGTCCAGTACTACAGTATCTACATTGGAAGAACTGGTAGGAGTCTTCCATTATCCAGAGAGGGGTTAGTTAAACTAAGTCATACACTGCAAATTTGCTCTCCCCTGCACTTTCCTGTTCCTTGTCAGCAGTGAAGGTTGCTAACGCTCTTACAAGGCAGCAGTCTACAGCATACAAATTGCAGTGAACAAAGCAGGACACGGAAAAAAACCTTAATTGTTTTTACAGCTTCATGGTTTCTTTGTACTCTTGATAGTTGTCTCAAAATTTATCTGTTAACGTAAGAAATGTGAGTTACTTATTTCACAACCTATACCTAGCCAGTAAAACTCACTGTGATGGTAAGACAGTGAGGCAAAAGCACCACGTTAATGTAATGCTACTGGTAAGCTTCAGCATAAAAGGCCCACACCAAGTGCCAAGAAACGTTCCCCTGCTTTAGAACAGTGACGTCTACTgcttaaaaaaatgtagaaaaccaGCATGAAATAAATGAAGTACTGCTGTGTCTGATAAAGCTAAAGTCTTTTTACTTTCAAGGAACCATATTACTAAAGGATTCAGTAAATAAGGCACAATGGCTAACTGCAGATTTAAAAACTGAACATATAACCTGTTACATGTTTTTACCAGCTAAAGCCAGACCAGTACATGCCAGCGTATTTCCAAACCATTTCTCACTACCACCAAATCTTTTGCAGGTCAGCCACATAGCTCTTACTCATGAGTTAAAGCCGACACAAATCCCAATTTCCTGTGGCTGCGGGAGCTTTGCACCCAAGCTGACCTGCAGCCTCCCTGCATGCAGCAGTTTGTGCTAGCGAGCTGCAGAATTAGACTGGGTCTCAGTTTCAAAGGATGTAGGCTGGAAATCTAGATTTTAAGATACCATTTTTGTAATCACTGTATAAATAGGTGAACAGCTATATTagattgggaggaaaaaaataaaaagaacaaaaccccatCCCTCAAACAGTTCTATATTAAAATTGGTAACCTGCACAAACTTTTAATGCCACGTGTCAGAAACGCCTCCTAAAATTCCCGTCTGGGGCCCGGTGGGAGCCGGTAAGCCGGCTGcggcccggggcagcccccgcaGCCGCTTGGCACATCTCCCACCCGCTTCTTGGACTCCCGGGACCGGTGCCTGTTTCTCCGCAGCAGCGCGGCGTAGGAGCCGGCCGGGCCGCCTGCCCGGACCGTCCTGCGGGCTGCAGGGCCCCGCCAGGCCGGGCTGCCGCCGGCTAACGGCTGCGGGGGCGCACagctccggccccgccgcgggggggccgCTGCTGGGAGGGGCGTCTCCCCAGCGCCCCGCAGCCGTTAACGGCCGCGGTGACGGCGGTGGCACCTCACGGGCGAACCCTCCCCGTCGGCCAGCGcgcccccagctctgcccgtCGCGGAGGGCAGAGCCgcggcaggggaaggggaaggaaccAGCTTCCCCCGCCGCCGCAGAGGGtgtcccgccgccgcggcgggcagcgctgccccgcGAGGCGGCCCCTTTAAACCGCGCACACGCCAAGCCGCGAGGCGGGCGCGCCAAGGCCCCCGCGCTGCCGCGCCGATTGGTCCGGGTACCCGGCCGCGGCCAGCGCGCGCCAAGCCTGCCCGGGCGCGCCAGCCCCGTctcctccccgccgctccccgctccGCCGCGGCGGGCCAACCAGCGCCTCCTCCGAGGCGGGGAgcctcggcggggcggggcggccccagCGGCCCGCGAGCCCACTCAGTTTCGAATTCCGCCGGAGAGCCGGCGGCCTGTCCAATAGGACGGCAGAAGCGAGGCCGCGTCCCTCTCGGACCCCGCCTCCGGGGGCGGGGCTGATGGCTTCCCCGCCTAGCGGTTGGTCGGCGGGAACCGCCGCTCCGTGACGCTGGCGCCGAGTTGGGTGATTGGTTACGCTCAGGCGCGAAATGTAACGCGGGAAAATCCAGGGCTCGGCCTGGGCTGTGGGCGCGGAGGGGTCGCGGCGGCTCCTCCTTGGGCATCGCCGGGACCGGGACTGCCAGCGGGGCCGGCGCCGCTTCGGAAAGGTGCGGGGAGGCTGCGGCTGCTTCACCCCGGCCGCTGCTATGGCCGGGGGCTGCCGCTGACTTTGCAGATCCGCTCGGGGGTGGCCGCGGAGAGGGGGGTGGTGCACCGAGACCCCGCCGGGAGCCGCCGTCCCCGGCGATGAGCGGCTGAGGCGGGCCTAGGCGGCGACAGGTGGCGGCAGCCGCGGGACCTCCGTGCCGCTCCACACCACTCATCCCGGGACGCGGGCTCGAACAGCGGAGCTGAGCCGCCGCGGAGCGCCCCCGTTCCCTCGCCCCCCTTCCCGCGCCGGTGCCCGCGAGGCGTCGGCGATGGCGGAGCGGctgccgccggccgccccggTGTTTTTTTGCCAGGACTCCCCGAAGCGCGTCCTGGTTTCCGTTATAAAAACCACCCCGATCAAGCCCTCGCGGGGAGGCGGCGAGGACCCGGCGCCCGTCCCGCCCGTCCCCACCAGCCCCGGCTTCAGCGACTTCATGGTCTACCCCTGGCGCTGGGGCGAGAACGCCCACAACGTGACCCTCAGCCCCGGCGGCACCGCCGTCCCCTcggccctcccgccgccgcgcgggGGAGCGGGCAGAGCCCCCGCCGGGGATGAGGAGAAGGCGGGGAGCCCGGGCAGCGGCAGACACCGGCACCTGAAGGTGagtgcggggcggggcgggcgccgctgcggcagggcgggcgggcggtgccgTTAAAAGAGTGACTCCGCGCCGcgcgcccctccccccccccccgcccggagATTTAAAGTGAAGTCACTTCCGGCAGCGGCGCGCGCGCCCCCGGTGCCGTTCGGcgcggggacgggacgggacgggacgggacgggacgggacgggacgtggagcccagcccagctcagctcagcccggAGCCGCCCGCAGGCGGAGCGGACCCGGCGAGGCTTCTGTCCCTCCTCCCCacgtttaaaattaaaaaggaaaaaaaaaaaagcaagtgaagaAAACAAGTTGTCTTCTACTTCATCTGTTCCTCCCCATTTCATTGAGTGCGAGTCATCGCGCTGGCGGTGCCTGAAGTTCTCCAGCTGCACCTGCCGGCCGTAGCCAAGGCGTTGGGAGCAAGTTAGGGGAGGGCTTGGCACGCTCCGGTTTGGTTAACGACTAAACCACTAACGCTGTCACAGCACTGGTCCTCGGTCCCACTGGTGACTTGAAAGTCACTTCAGGGAAAGTTGTGGATTTTGACCAAACTGCAGAGGTGGGATTTCGGTCACATAATTGTTTCGATGCAGGATGGAATAAGGCGTGGCCGGCCGAGAGCGGACACTGTCCGTGACCTGATCAGTGAAGGAGAGCACTCTTCCAGCAGGATACGTTGCAATATCTGCAACAGGGTCTTTCCACGAGAGAAATCCCTTCAGGCCCACAAGCGAACTCATACCGGTGAGTAAAGGAAAGGTGTGAAGAGCTGGTGTAGGCAGCTTAGGAAACAGCaaggaaggaattaaaaacaCCCACAAACAATAAAGAAATGCCAACAAACTCAGCCtgttaatattttattgtaaCTGTTAAATTAATCATACTTTTCTTCCCATGCTTGTTAGTGCAAGTCTTTGTTATGGGAAAGTGTAGCAACAATTTGGACTATAAAAGTATAGGCAAATTGTGTAAATATTTTATCTGCTGCTGTCATAGGCTTACTTCATAAGAGGGAGAACTTCTCTTGATCTTGGTGCTCAGTACATGGTAGCAcattttattctgccttttctgtgtgGTTTGTTTCCTTCTTGATGGTGTGTTTTCCACAGAACAATTGAAGTTTAGCTGTCATAGGAGACAGTAACTTAGAAAGTGACTGTGTAAGctgacacaggcaggatgcaggaacaaccacaaaaccacagatgatatggaaagagtaaatttattctcttTACCTTGCAACCCAGGGGATCTCCATAGGAGCACCTGGGCAGAGGCATGCAAGCGGAGATGCAGGCATTGTGAAGCTCAGGCCTTGCTAGCCAGGAAGAGAAGAAGATCTCgaacctgctgcttttgcagGTGTAgttttcccacagcagggcaggcatCTCAAGGATGTTTGATAAAgtgcctctgagtctctcacaggcctgtgtAATCTAAACACAGACACtctacccatcaagcacacaaagctaaacaatTAGTATGATGTATGTGTTTCATTTGAGTGTGTTTACAATACTCTGTGCTAATTTTCCATTGTATTGCCACAGTTGCTGGTAACTTAGGCAGTGTAACACCCCAGAAGTGTAGCTTTAAATGCTGAGAAAAGCATTCAAATGCTTAAAATCACCACCCAGTCTCTCCTACCACTTAGAATTCATTTCCTGGGGTGGAGGTGGTCACACGAACTTACTGAACTGTACGTAGAAGGCAACTCGCAGCAAAGTTAAAATGTAGGATCAACTCACTCAATACCTGGCTGAGCTTCAAGTGAACATGagatgctatttttttaaaccaagtgaatacattttttttttccttgttccaGCAGGACTCTATTTGCAATGAAGTGTGAACTAATGTAGTTCACAATATGGATGCAACCACTAACACTCCCCCCAGacacccaaaacaaacaaacaaaaccccagaagaGCCTTTACTCTTGTGGTCTCTTTCTGACTCAAGTCACTAAGACTAATCTAGGTACtaatattaaacagcattttccTCATGCTCTTTGGtcaaaagatgtttttatttcacactGGTTGTATTACGTGTTGAACTTGTATGAACTACTTAACTGAGCAGAGCTTACCCTGGTGTTATTCCTCTGACTTAAGTCAGCATCACCCTCATCTTGTCGTCCTTCCTGAGGAGCAGTGGCCTGGCATGGCTTTGCATAGTTGCACACAGTCagatcctcttgagggaggagaCACTTGCCATCTCTGTTCTCATTGCACCTTGCATGGGGAAATCTTCCTTGATGACTGGCATAAGAAAACTTTCTTGGCTTAAGTCTGGAATAAATTACTCTTGCAACCTCCATTTATCCAACTTTTCTCAAATAGTCTTCCCTAATAGATATTTCTACAACTTTGTATATTACTATACTGTTGAACTCAGTTATTTTATCGTAGTTCAGGCTATTTTAAGGATAAAACTTAGCTGGTTACAACTTGAATTACATTACTTGTCCATTTATTCATTTCACTTCATGTATTTCTTGCTCTATAGGTGCATAGTTTCATGGGACAAAGTGTATGTAGTGCTGTGCAAGAGGCTTAAATCAGAAAATATgacaaggaaaaatataattttggtttgtggggttttttttagtgatcTCTCTTATTTGATACACCAGGGCTTTTTAAGTAGGTGCAAGCATCTGAGTGAGTAAAAGAACAGCTTGCCTGTGTAAATCTCAAGCCAGGGACCACCACTAGTTTCTAtgaattttcttttacattcagCTTTCATAAATCtgttctgttattatttttaaggtgAAAGGCCTTATTTGTGTGACTATCCAGATTGCGGGAAAGCCTTTGTTCAGAGTGGGCAGCTCAAAACTCACCAGCGTCTCCACACAGGGGAGAAACCTTTCGTCTGCTCAGAGAATGGTGAGCCCTTGAAGAACAATTTGCAGCTTTCAGAACTAGGGTCAGTCTAGTACTGGAAATGTATGCACGTTCAGGTGGCAAAGATCTATTAAagcttcagattttaattttggAGGAGCTTGTAGGGAAGGGAGGAGCCACGTAGATCTACATAATTATGCAAAGATGTATCTAAGGATTGCATGCTTTATTATGCAAGTAGGTTATCAGTAATTCTGTCAGTTGATACTAATGTATAAAATGAGGGGGCATGTTATGAACCTTGCAACTAGAGCTTGCTGTTTTCAACCAAACTTAGGGTTTTGTGAGTGAAGAAGGTCAGGTTCACCAGCATCTTCATCCCACAGATGTTATGCTTACTCATTGGCTGCCTTCTGTAATGTGTTCTTCATTGTCACTCCATGTTTTTTAAGGCTGTTTAAGCAGATTCACGCATGCAAACCGTCATTGCCCCAAACATCCATATGCCCGACTGAAGAGGGAAGAGCTCCCAGACAGGCTGAGTAAGAAGCAGACGGCTGACAATAAAGCTGTGGCTGAGTGGCTAGCAAAGTAAGTTCCCTCATGGTGTCATCTTTTTCTAAATACTTATAAGGATGGTCTGAGAAAGCATGTTATTCTCagggacaaaaaacccccaaacaaaccaaaaccagctgttCCTCCAGTACAAATCAGTCCAGCCTTGCCtttctgcatgatttttttttttccccctctgcttaAATGCTTCTTTTTGTGTGATCAACACCTGCTAATACCTTGTTAGTGCTACAGTCTGCCTGAATTTGCATCAGTGTGAGGGGCAACAATTGCGTATGGGAACACCATGTAGGGAAGTCTGTCACAGATGTTCACTTGGGCACTTTGCTCCTAAAATACTGAATAAAGGAGGTTTCTGAAAGCTTAAGTACTACTATATAAGGGCTAAAAGATAAAGCCAAATGCAGTGCTCAGTTGGCTGCAAGCTAATACTTGGGAGGTTTTTGCCAACTTTGAACTGTTGGTGTTCGAGTCagttgtatgtattttaaaagcattccTCACATTTGATTTTGTAGATACTGGGAGACTAGAGAACAGCGTGCTCCTGCTTTGAAAACTAAAACAATCGAGAAAACAGATCAGGAACAGCAGGACCCAATGGAATATCTTCAATCTGATGAAGAGGATGATGAAGAGGGAAACAGCGCTCATTCAGCTGCTCGCCGCCTCCGCCTCCAGGAACAGCGTGAACGCATGCATGGTGCACTGGCTCTCATTGAGCTTGCAAACCTAGCTGTGGCACCACTGCGACAGTAGATGAGAACAGAGTCTGCCTATACAAAATGTACTTCCGGGTGGTACTTAACCAGTTAGATCCTGAGCATAAGCTAAGCACCTTATTTGCTTCTCATAGGCTGCTATTCTGTAGAATTTATGAAGAATGTTGTTGCCCCATAACATGGGGTGAGAGAATTGCACTTTTTGTAGGGTAAAAGACAGTTGTAAAGTTTCTAAGTCTTTTGTAAATACAGGACTGCATAATGCAGGGTTGACAAATTTACGTGTTGTGGGAAGCTAGATTTTGCAAGGTTAACTCATTTATTTGAAGCAGTTTTCATAGAAAGCACTTTCTGAAGAAGGTGTTTGCGATTAGCAGAATGGTACACATGGCCAAAGAAGGCTGACACAAAGAAAAGTATTTATCTGACTATTTAAGCACATTTTTTATTAAGTGGTAGGTCTGAAGATACTGTTAAGCAGCAGTGAAATCACATTTCTCTAGTGTCAGTGTATCTTTACCTAGTATAACTGAGGTGGGAGGCAAAACTTAGTTAActtgaagaggggaagaaaatgcTTCATGCAGGAAACTGTAAGATTGTTCAGGATTTTCACTGACTGCTCAAGGTAGGAGGCTTGACTTTgccattttaaattttctgatttgaTTTCAGTAGAATCTCTTGGCAGCACTTGTTATTCCTAATGTGATGTTAGGAAGTTTTGCACGTTGTTTGGTTTATCTGAAAATGATTAGTCTTGCAAAGTCTAGACAAAGGTAGACATTtggtagtattttttttcagatgtttttggaCCCTGTAGTGATTTGGCACTTGATTTTCTTAATAAAGGGGATATTTACAGGGTGGTATGGATATGTAGTAAACTATTGTAGATCTCTTATTAGCAAACACTAAGTTTTGAAGTATTGCTTTTATATGATTATTAGCAAATAGAAGCCTCCGTACTTTCTGTGCATAAAGCCACCTTATTGCTTTACTTCAGGATAACATGCCGATCTTGTGTTCACTAACTGTAGCACAGCTATTaattaaacactgcagaaaagTATTCACTATACAACTAGAAAATAGGCTTCCAAAGATAGTTACAAGTGTGTTAACAGTGTGATTTCATGTATTTCCCAAATAAATGAAGTTACAGGACTCTGCCTAGTACTCAGACATTGATATAAAATGTTTAGCAGGAGATCTCTTCACTTTGTGAATGTTGTATACTTTCAAACAGCATTGTCTCGTgatctttttctgtattttgctttgaaGGCAACTAGAGATTCCTACCATGGTAATGAAACTTTGTTTTCAGATTGGactttttgttgtgtgtttagtgttctggttttggttttttttaagctactgCTTTAGGGGATATTAATAATTTGTATTTACTGACCTGCTTGCTTTAACTCCTTCCTCTCACTGAAGGTCAGGAAATTCAGATGAGAAGGGAAGCTACTTTCCGTCTCGCTTAAACAAGAGGAAGAAATCATTTTATCAATCACTTGATATAGGCTGACCAGATGTGTACAGCTGTTCCAGAAAAGTAGCGTGATTTTACAACAGAAACTGCAACTGTTGCATTATGTTCTCTGATTGATAATCTGTTGTGGTTGAAAATCTCATTAACccagtttgtttaaataataTAGTGATGCACTTAACTAAAGAGTaattgaataattaaaaaaaccccactttcttTGAATATAAATAATTTCACACCAGTGATACGGTTTAACTTTTGCTTTCAGCTCCTAAAGTCAGCTGACACCAGGctcatttgtttctgttttaagtCTTAagcttaaaaatatgaaacactGTAGTGGTTCAAGGCTCTTTAGCCTGTGTAAAACTGGTAATTTGTTTGTGCAGGTTTGGAGTTTCTCAAATGTTACTGTTTTGACTGTTCAGTTGGCTGAATGCAAATAGTCTGACCCCAAAATGAGCCCCAAGTGTAACTTGGTTGTACTTCTGAGTTGTAACTCAGAATTACTCCTGAGTAGTATTTCACAGGGCACAATTGTGAAATTACCAGCCAGTTGCAGACTTACTTCATTaggattgatttttatttttttttccctcagtcagCTGTAACGCTTCGGGCAACTCACAGAGTATTTCTTCAAGTATGACAAGCATGCTAAATTGTACTTGGCTGCAAACAAAATTCAGGCAGCTGAAGCAGTTTTGTGTTGTGACAAGTTTTGGGTAAAATATCAAGTAAAACAAAATTGAGATGTGGAAGACTGTTTTATTAAGAAGTGATTACATACAGGTAATCTTGAAGTGTTTGGTGTTTCAAAAGATTAAGTTGTAGTTTGGCATGACTTAACAGCAGAAGAGTGGATGTGCTGTCATTTTGATGGATGCTTTGAATAAAAACTTCGTTTGATTTTAAAGTTTACTGTGTGCTGTTGGTAATTGTTAAATACTTGGGTTCTTTCTCGTTTCTGTAATCCTGCCAGCCTGACTTGTTGCGAAGCATGAAGAtgtttgttttccctgttttAGTCTGACACAAGTTAACCACTCACAGCAAATTTTTCACAGTTTGGCAAACTTGTGAGAGTTCCCTTGAAGCCAAGTCCAGGCCTGCAGTCCTGTGGGAGCCAcgctgggctggggtgggctgCAGCCCTCGGCCAGCCGTCTGCCTTCGGGTGGTTCGACCCACTCCCTTCCCTGAGACCGAGCGCTCAGAGATGCTGAACTCCCTGCCCGTGAGgctggtttaaaaacaaagccaagggTGCCGGGTGGTGGCAGAGAGTACCGGCGAACCTCGGGAGCTGCCCCCTGGCGTGGCGTCCCCGGAGGCGGCGGCAGCTCGTGCTGCATTTTTACCCCGAGTACCTTCCCTTTCGGCCGAGCCCCGAAAAGCCGCCGTGGCTGTGGGCTGGCACTGCCGGAGACCGCCGGCGGTGGCTGCtggggggccgggccgggcggtaGCGCCCCGCGAGGCGGAGGGGGTGCGCGGCTGCGGCACCCCGCCGGCAGGGCCCCCGCGCCCGGGCTCCGCACGGCGCCCCGCCCCGGGGCACCCtacggccgccgccggccctcggggccggggcggggagtAGGGTCGACGGCCCGGCCGGCCGCACTCGTGCAGGCCGCCGTGGGGCCtggcccgccgccgccgccgctcctcgcAGCCGCCGCTCCTCGCCGCCATGAGCGCCGGGCAGgccgcgggggaggcggcgggcgccgCTGCGCCCTCGGCGCTGCCCAGGGTGCTCTCAGCTCTCTTCTACGGGGCGTGCTCCTTCCTTATCGTGCTGGTCAACAAGGCCCTGCTCAGCGCCTACAGGTgagggccggcggcgcgggccgggccgcagGCCAcggcggagggggcggcggggcctgcCCCGGCTCTGTCCCGGCCCGGCCATCCCGCGGGCTGCCGGCGCTGCCGCTTTTCCCTGGCGAGGGCAGGTTGTACCCCGCTCCCGAGGCGGAGCGGGGCCCCACCGCCCGTCGGGGAAGCGTTTTCATTACCGTTGACATAACTCGGGGGGCGTTGGTGCAGCTCGGGTCTCGGGGCAATCCGCTGGTGCACCGGAGATGTCGGGGAGTGTGCTGAGACTCGGGTCGTTTTCTGCACTTTCAGACCCCATTTATGCCTAGTACGCACCACTTCCGCAACACCGCCTGACAGTGGAGTCCTTGGCAGGCATATTTTTGAAGTATGACAGTCTTTTCCTCGAAGGCTTTCTGTTATTCCCAGTGTCGAGCCCGGTGTCTTGCTGGTCAGACCAGATCAGACCCTTCAGGGAAATAGTTTGCCCCACTGTGCCTCCCGAAAAATCTTATCTTCCTGCAAGCACCTTTGTTTCCTGAGGgagctgaaaatgaaaagtgaacGTCAGAAAAATCCCTTAAtgataaaaacactgaagaactATGTCTTTGACTTGATGGGGCACCCTGTATGGAATTGTCGTCCTGTAGGTGTGATCTCACTGGTAATGTGCTTTACTTAAAAggttttgctctggttttgttgggttttagcTCATGAactaaaaacagaaaagggaaaaaaaaaaaccagaatggaagaaaaaaacttaaaagcaaaactaGCAGTGCTTTTCAGTGCTCTTTGAACACATAACAGCTGTATATAGCATCTTCCAGAAATGATACATGAGGCAAGCTGAGATTTTGTTCCATAGTGGTTTTCATCATACAGTCTGCAGCTCCCTGGCATATGTCTAGCACATCCGTGAAAGATAGTCAAGGACAGCATGACCATCAGTAAGCCTAAATTTTGTACGAAGAGTTTACAGCATTGCTGGAAATGTTTGGGGCTATGCAGATCAAAAATGCCTGGAGAAATCTGTGTCGTACAGATGAGTCTCCATATTTATGTGTGGTGTAGCTGTAAGtacaaaccaaaacacagtttAGGTGTTGCATAATTATAAATGGAAGTCCTGTTTCTTCTCCTCTTACCctctgcccccgccccccccccccccccccccccccgtttcctGAAATCACTTTTGCTACTGGTGGTTCCTAACCCCTTATCTGTGTTAGGACTCCAGTATCCTTATGGCCTTCCAGCTGCAGTTCAGAGTGTTTATTTCTTTTGCTAATACTCTGTTCCCATCCCAGTAGTGCTTGTTGGAGATGTACATTTCTTGCACACCAAGTTCCTGGAGGCTTCTGTAGATAAATAGCCACAACCTCAAGGCACTAATAACAGAAAATTACAAAGCTTGTTGAGAGCGTGGACCCTCCTTAGGCATTTGTTAGTGCAGATATGCACAGAGAATTAAATGGGTTTTATTTAGAGACCCTGGATACAGTTTTCTGTGTGACCATCCCTGACAGTGCAGTCCAGCAAAATGTGTGACTCTTCGGAGGCAGCAGGAACTGTCACATTCAGGGACCTAAGGCTTTTGGACAGAGAGGCTCCAGACACTGCTGCAATATGGCATAAAGCAGCCATCCATcataaataacttatttttctgtatttcaatatGCATATGGAAAATTAGCAGTTACTGCCACACCTTTACTGGTTTTAACTTGAGGtagatttaggggaaaaaatggaggcaCTCAGGCTCTTTGGATGTCCTGCTAAAGTTTCTGCTTTCTTAACGTTCAAGTATCCATCCTTTCAGCTAAAGCTAATTGAAGGGATATGGTAGGAATTTAGCTGTTTTAGCAGGCAGTAGATGTTTCTACAACATTTACCTAGGTACTTTCTTTTCACAAAAACATATTGCTAGTGTGTTTGGGCTGTGGAGGTAAGCTTCCAAGTTTGCTCAAAAAGTAATGCATTATTAAGAGTTCTCCAAGTGTGTTACCTTCACTTACAAATATTCCCAAAACAATTAGCAGTTTAGAATTGATTGCTACATTATTTGGATGCAGCTTGTgttttgccacagaaataaaatactaggACTCCAATAAGTGTAGCAGTTCCTGAGCTTTTCTGAAAGACAGGCCAGTCATCCACATGTTCAGTTGTTGACTATGGTGCTAAATTTAAacccttttgtttttcctttcctcagtgTTAAATTTATCTGTTTATGTTTTTCAGCTTCCCATCACCAATGTTTCTTGGAATTGGACAGGTATGTTCACAAGTAAAGCATACTAAATGTACTCCTCATTTTGTAAGTTAAACTAATGGTAACATAGAGATATATTTTAGGGGGGGAAATCTGTTATACCACACTGCTTGTCTTCTAGATTAGATATACTGTAAGGATGAGTGATATGTTTTAGTGAGATCAAGGAAGTTTCAGCTTATGTCAAAACTATTGCCTGGGAAAAGTCATGTAAAGTACTGGAAATGCCATTTATTTCCCCTTGCAGAGTTCAGTAATTAAGAGATCTGGCCTTCAAAACTGTCAAGATTTGGTCTAGCAAGTGCATAGATCCTGTAAGAGTCCTTGAGCTTTTGTGGGTTATATGCAGAGATATCGCCCCTATTTGTAGACAAATATGTA
The Strix uralensis isolate ZFMK-TIS-50842 chromosome Z, bStrUra1, whole genome shotgun sequence DNA segment above includes these coding regions:
- the ZNF367 gene encoding zinc finger protein 367: MAERLPPAAPVFFCQDSPKRVLVSVIKTTPIKPSRGGGEDPAPVPPVPTSPGFSDFMVYPWRWGENAHNVTLSPGGTAVPSALPPPRGGAGRAPAGDEEKAGSPGSGRHRHLKDGIRRGRPRADTVRDLISEGEHSSSRIRCNICNRVFPREKSLQAHKRTHTGERPYLCDYPDCGKAFVQSGQLKTHQRLHTGEKPFVCSENGCLSRFTHANRHCPKHPYARLKREELPDRLSKKQTADNKAVAEWLAKYWETREQRAPALKTKTIEKTDQEQQDPMEYLQSDEEDDEEGNSAHSAARRLRLQEQRERMHGALALIELANLAVAPLRQ